Proteins encoded within one genomic window of Alteribacter populi:
- a CDS encoding ATP-dependent DNA helicase — protein sequence MRKTTSLPFSTSKNQHFFNQLADYVGDVFYDILPEHGYELRDEQIFMAFQVEQAFKNKNVIFAEAGVGTGKTLVYLLYAICYARYMRKPAIISCADETLIEQLVKPGGDIEKLEKALGLNVDVRLAKARDQYVCVKKLDQVVNRAKDKDIHRVHEQIPSFVHEGSGSMTAFERYGDRKEYPWVSNEQWEKISWDPIQQCSTCEWFHRCGQTLHRQYYREACDLIICSHDFYMEDVWTKESRKREGQLPLLPESSCVVFDEGHLLEFAAQKGLTYRFHSETLTTILTGYLNQDVREQSLLLIEDILALHDEWFDILRAGAVMSEGSNRKEISRSKKMLDVAVNLSQKVADLLDQLVFDSELYVLEEYHVKMIEEYLEFYAYGLSILLKDDAGIFWLEETEAETSFVIMPRLVEDVLKNEVFSKKIPFIFSSATLSKSGDFSYIAKSIGIENAKSFTVDSPFDYEQKMELKGHIETTEKEKWLKMGRELSEYGGKTLVLFSSVEEMNRFREWASEQTWDFEIVYEGDREISELVTQFQQRNSTVLCSYHLWEGLDIPGESLTQVMISSLPFPSHDPVFQAKRNHAANPVEDVDLPYMLLRLKQGVGRLIRTNQDHGVVHLWMTEEERKTHSKAIREILPTSIQF from the coding sequence ATGAGAAAAACAACCTCCCTCCCCTTCTCCACATCAAAAAATCAACATTTTTTCAATCAGTTAGCTGACTATGTTGGGGATGTGTTTTACGATATTTTACCTGAGCATGGCTATGAGCTTCGAGATGAACAAATCTTTATGGCGTTTCAAGTCGAACAAGCGTTTAAGAATAAGAATGTTATTTTTGCTGAAGCGGGTGTTGGAACAGGAAAAACACTCGTTTATTTACTTTATGCCATCTGTTATGCACGATATATGAGAAAGCCAGCCATTATTTCATGTGCTGATGAAACATTGATCGAACAACTCGTTAAGCCTGGCGGAGATATTGAAAAGCTTGAGAAAGCATTGGGCTTGAACGTTGATGTAAGATTAGCGAAAGCTCGAGACCAGTATGTATGTGTGAAAAAACTCGATCAGGTTGTAAATAGGGCAAAAGATAAGGATATCCATCGTGTCCATGAGCAAATTCCAAGCTTTGTCCATGAGGGCAGTGGTTCGATGACGGCATTTGAGCGTTACGGCGACCGGAAAGAGTATCCTTGGGTTTCGAATGAACAGTGGGAAAAAATTTCTTGGGATCCGATTCAGCAATGTTCCACTTGTGAATGGTTTCATCGTTGCGGACAAACCCTTCATCGCCAGTACTACCGCGAAGCTTGCGACCTTATTATTTGCTCGCATGACTTCTATATGGAGGATGTATGGACAAAAGAGTCGCGAAAGCGTGAAGGACAGCTTCCATTACTTCCCGAGTCAAGCTGTGTTGTTTTTGATGAAGGTCACTTATTAGAGTTTGCAGCTCAAAAAGGGTTAACCTACCGTTTTCATTCCGAAACCTTGACGACAATATTGACTGGATATCTGAATCAAGACGTGAGAGAACAATCGCTTCTTTTAATTGAAGATATTTTAGCGCTTCATGATGAATGGTTTGATATTTTGCGGGCAGGCGCAGTAATGTCAGAAGGATCGAATCGAAAAGAAATCTCCCGTTCAAAGAAGATGCTTGATGTGGCAGTTAATTTGAGTCAAAAAGTAGCTGATTTACTAGACCAGCTCGTGTTTGATTCAGAATTATACGTATTAGAAGAATATCACGTGAAAATGATTGAGGAATACTTGGAGTTTTACGCTTATGGGCTCTCGATTTTATTAAAAGATGATGCAGGAATCTTCTGGCTCGAGGAAACTGAAGCGGAAACGTCCTTTGTAATAATGCCGCGTCTAGTTGAAGATGTCTTGAAAAATGAAGTGTTCTCTAAAAAGATCCCGTTCATATTCTCATCTGCTACGTTATCTAAAAGCGGAGATTTTTCATACATCGCTAAAAGTATAGGTATTGAAAATGCCAAATCGTTTACCGTTGACTCCCCTTTTGATTATGAACAAAAAATGGAGTTGAAGGGTCATATTGAGACAACTGAGAAAGAAAAGTGGTTGAAGATGGGACGAGAATTAAGCGAATATGGCGGTAAAACGCTTGTTCTCTTTTCATCCGTTGAAGAAATGAACCGTTTCCGGGAGTGGGCTTCTGAACAAACGTGGGATTTTGAAATCGTGTATGAAGGTGACCGTGAAATAAGCGAATTAGTAACCCAGTTTCAACAAAGGAACTCTACGGTTCTCTGCTCCTATCATCTTTGGGAAGGATTGGACATTCCAGGAGAATCACTAACACAAGTGATGATCTCCTCTTTGCCGTTCCCGTCCCACGATCCGGTTTTTCAAGCTAAAAGAAATCACGCAGCTAACCCAGTTGAAGATGTGGACCTTCCCTACATGCTACTTCGATTAAAACAAGGGGTCGGACGCTTAATTAGAACGAATCAAGATCATGGTGTGGTACATCTTTGGATGACGGAAGAAGAAAGGAAAACACACAGTAAAGCAATACGTGAGATCCTGCCAACGAGTATACAATTTTAA
- a CDS encoding ribose-phosphate diphosphokinase — protein MPAAKKFSNMRVFSLNSNASIANEIVEHMGINMGKSSIKRFSDGEIQMNIEESIRGCDVYLIQSTSQPGNDYLMELLIMIDAMKRASAKTINCVIPYFGYSRQDRKARSREPITAKLIANLLEKAGASRIITIDLHAPQVQGFFNIPVDQLLAFPILSKYFKEKDLEDVVVVAPENGGVIRARQLGNILDSPIALIDRNRNPHVAKGMDIMGEIEGKTAIVIDDMVDTARTVTSASKALLEKGAKEVYACCTHPVLSEPAISRIEESDIKELVTTNSIYLPEEEKIDRITTLSIAPILANAIIKVQNNESVSTLFD, from the coding sequence ATGCCAGCAGCAAAAAAATTTTCGAATATGAGAGTCTTTAGCTTGAATTCAAATGCTTCGATAGCTAATGAAATCGTTGAGCATATGGGAATTAATATGGGGAAAAGTTCGATTAAGCGATTTAGTGATGGAGAAATACAGATGAATATTGAAGAAAGTATTAGAGGTTGTGATGTATACCTGATTCAATCAACCTCCCAGCCGGGCAACGATTATCTTATGGAACTCCTCATTATGATAGACGCCATGAAACGGGCATCTGCGAAAACCATTAATTGTGTGATTCCATATTTTGGATACTCTCGTCAAGACCGTAAAGCACGATCAAGAGAGCCAATCACAGCAAAACTGATCGCAAATTTGTTAGAAAAAGCAGGTGCCTCAAGAATCATTACGATTGACCTACACGCACCTCAAGTTCAAGGGTTTTTCAACATTCCTGTTGACCAGCTTCTTGCTTTTCCGATCTTATCAAAATACTTTAAAGAAAAAGACCTTGAGGATGTCGTCGTCGTTGCTCCAGAGAATGGTGGGGTTATTAGAGCAAGACAACTAGGAAACATACTTGATTCTCCGATTGCTTTAATTGATCGAAACCGTAATCCTCATGTTGCAAAAGGTATGGATATTATGGGTGAGATTGAAGGGAAAACAGCGATTGTTATTGACGATATGGTTGATACTGCAAGAACCGTCACTTCAGCGTCAAAAGCTCTCTTAGAAAAGGGTGCGAAAGAAGTTTATGCTTGCTGCACTCATCCAGTACTCTCAGAACCTGCCATAAGTCGAATTGAAGAATCTGATATTAAAGAATTAGTTACAACAAATTCTATATACCTACCTGAAGAGGAGAAAATTGATCGAATTACAACTTTATCCATTGCACCGATATTAGCCAATGCGATTATAAAAGTTCAAAATAATGAGTCTGTCAGTACGTTATTTGACTAA
- a CDS encoding DIP1984 family protein, producing the protein MKLAEALIRRADYQKRADQLKHRLANVAKIQEDETPSENPIELEEELIEVLKELKGLMIRINRTNHETALNERLTLGASLIERDMIAKERKIYNELAEQASLKQDRYSRTEIKYVTPFNVKDLQKRMDDLAKKYRELDTKIQELNWGTDWLE; encoded by the coding sequence GTGAAATTAGCAGAAGCCTTGATCAGAAGAGCTGATTATCAAAAACGAGCGGACCAGTTAAAACATCGGCTCGCAAATGTTGCAAAAATACAAGAAGATGAGACGCCATCTGAAAACCCAATAGAATTAGAAGAAGAGTTGATCGAAGTGTTGAAGGAGTTAAAAGGCCTGATGATTCGAATCAATCGAACGAATCATGAAACAGCTTTAAATGAGCGTTTAACTTTGGGGGCATCGCTTATTGAACGTGACATGATCGCGAAAGAACGGAAGATTTACAACGAGTTAGCTGAACAAGCGTCTTTGAAGCAGGATCGATACTCAAGGACAGAAATCAAGTATGTGACGCCATTTAATGTAAAAGATCTCCAAAAAAGAATGGATGATTTGGCAAAAAAATATAGAGAATTAGACACAAAAATTCAAGAGTTGAACTGGGGAACGGATTGGCTTGAATAG
- a CDS encoding serine hydrolase domain-containing protein, whose translation MKKSLNQSRLDDLMSYAITKKNIFGAVLCVEKGDHSLPLISGAGNIQADDFYFIASVTKLYITAVMLKLRFENQLQLEDKISDYLSADTISQIHVLNGVDYSNDITIKQLMSNTSGIPDYFTSDVVSELISGNDQSWHLEKTLEAVKQKKPKFFPGQKRKAQYSDTNYQLLGKIIEIIKGKDIQTIFKELIFDELQLEKTYVYKDVNDSRPIPLYYKSKPLHLPIYMSSITPEGGIVSTAKETMWFLKAFFNGRLFPKQDLIELKRWNLLFIPGLFYYGIGLSKQPLSLPTFNKELLGHWGQSGAFAFYYPDKNLYFTGTVNQFTGHAVAVRLMGKLIKLV comes from the coding sequence ATGAAAAAGTCGTTAAATCAATCACGCCTTGATGACCTGATGTCTTACGCAATAACGAAAAAAAATATATTTGGTGCTGTATTATGTGTGGAAAAAGGGGATCATTCACTGCCATTAATCAGTGGAGCGGGAAACATACAAGCAGATGACTTTTATTTTATTGCAAGTGTGACCAAATTGTACATTACTGCAGTCATGCTGAAATTACGTTTCGAAAATCAATTACAATTGGAAGATAAGATATCCGATTACCTTTCTGCAGATACCATCAGTCAAATTCATGTTTTAAACGGTGTAGATTATTCGAATGATATAACCATTAAACAGTTGATGTCTAATACATCAGGAATTCCAGATTATTTTACGTCAGATGTGGTTTCGGAATTAATCAGTGGAAACGATCAGTCTTGGCATCTTGAGAAGACATTGGAAGCAGTAAAGCAAAAGAAGCCCAAATTTTTCCCGGGACAAAAAAGAAAGGCACAATACTCCGATACGAACTATCAGCTGCTTGGGAAAATTATCGAAATAATTAAAGGAAAGGATATTCAAACTATATTTAAAGAATTAATTTTTGATGAGCTTCAATTAGAAAAAACTTATGTATACAAAGATGTGAATGATTCACGTCCTATCCCTTTATATTACAAATCAAAACCGCTTCATCTTCCCATTTACATGTCTTCTATAACACCAGAAGGGGGCATCGTCTCGACAGCGAAGGAAACGATGTGGTTTTTAAAAGCGTTTTTCAACGGCCGCTTATTCCCAAAACAGGATCTCATTGAACTGAAGCGTTGGAATCTCCTATTTATCCCCGGACTATTTTATTACGGAATTGGCCTATCAAAACAGCCACTATCGCTGCCCACATTTAATAAAGAGTTACTTGGACATTGGGGCCAATCAGGAGCATTTGCGTTTTACTATCCTGATAAAAATCTTTATTTCACAGGAACCGTAAATCAATTTACAGGACACGCCGTGGCAGTAAGATTAATGGGGAAGCTTATTAAGTTAGTTTAA
- a CDS encoding DUF3889 domain-containing protein: MYGSYFPNQNQYVYHRSQVNPYFQQPYYNNVTHPYYMERQQPIRGQATWTEGGEVTQCGIPWSENQYMTVAVGVNAPFRCGETLIIKNLSLPGNEVSVTVVDEVPTYPPNKINLHRNAFQALGADLNEGVINVEIAPSPELDEGAWGRNLLGVTQSAYPNYNVVDYKSIEKTVPSPGQTRETYDFILQSPQEQITVQGNVTYNPNTNRVINVDLKEV, encoded by the coding sequence ATGTATGGTTCTTATTTTCCAAATCAAAATCAATACGTGTATCACAGGTCTCAGGTAAACCCTTATTTTCAGCAGCCGTACTACAATAATGTTACACATCCTTATTATATGGAACGCCAGCAACCCATCAGAGGGCAAGCTACCTGGACAGAGGGAGGAGAGGTTACCCAATGTGGCATACCTTGGTCAGAAAATCAATATATGACAGTGGCCGTTGGAGTGAATGCTCCATTTCGTTGTGGAGAAACCCTAATAATTAAAAACCTTTCCTTACCGGGGAATGAAGTTTCTGTGACGGTTGTAGATGAAGTACCAACCTATCCACCAAATAAAATTAACCTTCATCGAAATGCGTTTCAAGCATTGGGAGCAGACTTAAATGAAGGGGTCATAAATGTTGAGATTGCTCCATCACCCGAATTAGACGAAGGAGCATGGGGAAGAAACCTATTAGGTGTTACCCAATCGGCATATCCAAACTATAACGTGGTTGACTATAAATCTATAGAGAAAACAGTGCCTTCTCCTGGTCAAACAAGAGAAACGTACGATTTTATTTTACAATCACCACAGGAGCAGATTACCGTTCAAGGAAATGTTACTTATAATCCGAACACAAACAGAGTGATTAACGTTGATTTAAAGGAAGTGTGA
- a CDS encoding YhaN family protein: MRFDYLNLRAFGHFTDYEVLFKEDKNFHLLYGPNEAGKSTILRSVVNFLYGFPQQTADSFLHSNQKLRIEGQLKKTNGETLQYIRRKGRKNTVLDIDNNAINEKEVNSFLNGISEEHFINMFALDHIRLREGGESLLQNDGNAGESLFSAASGISILRHVLEELDGKARSLYLKGGSRTINQAIKQEKEKTKEIATNQLKIQEWQELERTYFAGKKEIETLLADIKQISSEEQKYHRLKQTLPKIALRKELIEKRDALGFVPNLPENGEEDRKECQQQIAAANKSKEKAEINRKEFENQLNSISIPKGILNQAAEIESLYREIDSYKKDVKQLPELEGKRKQLEERVLSTLKEIDASNQDVSNVEGYRLSVEKKKTIRELCDQKPLLDKDVTTATNDFAEIETTIKKQTKELNEVGEVPDIEELEYVINMVKSEGKIEGSLKEKQAAVKQMKKELEDAIHSLPLWEGTSDELLQVEVPNLTETVKKYQKQRQNHAIELQKAKEKIDEENLFIEANEKRIRDLESLADIPTEDMLAQLRNHRDSGWLLIRKKLNNDPLDDSKLEKFTNDLPVDMVFENSIRKTDDVADRMRREAEKLGEKNKLLSDIEMSKKKIKTLTEDMNQIEKNINQWENEWKSLWKPAEIEPLTPDEMLEWLERYENILTLHHNLETTLSQLNELEEKHNELKLSLETTLTALEPLKNGLTLEALLNKAENTSKRLTDQLHERNTLLVTITSLQEKLETAQINKQKALRESGEWVTAWKTVLNELPVSAETSSTVVKELLDTYDSCVYSFDECKQVEKNIESIQSRIYGFEERVKSLKQNLVTDFIENTMDIAVKDIYEALQKAGKDQGTIENIEQQIKREERDKEKSEREINEANLYLEKLIAQAECTTLEELEEIEVTFKQKMDYTGKIEELEEQLVELGNGQTLHELFEEAEEVETDAIEIELKELTRKRNDLDQTRSQLEQAHGVVKKEYNEKIAGANDASVQAEEEKQSILAKISNDTDQYITHKLASLLLKKGIEFYREKNQSPIIQRASEIFNRLTLGSFEGITVEFDAKDEPVIMGVRNHDEKVDISGMSDGTTDQLYLSLRIASIEKYVKENEPMPFIVDDILVHFDDERSKETLKVLLELSKITQVIFFTHHYRLAGLMSEVASDMAYQLEKIGENELVEVY; this comes from the coding sequence ATGAGATTTGACTATTTAAATTTACGAGCATTTGGTCATTTCACAGATTATGAAGTGCTTTTTAAAGAAGACAAAAACTTTCATTTACTATATGGTCCGAATGAAGCCGGAAAAAGTACGATTCTCCGCTCCGTTGTAAACTTCTTGTACGGTTTCCCACAACAAACTGCAGATTCATTTCTCCATAGTAATCAAAAATTGCGGATTGAAGGGCAATTGAAAAAAACAAACGGTGAAACGTTACAATACATCAGACGAAAAGGCCGGAAAAATACAGTCCTAGACATTGATAACAATGCCATTAATGAAAAAGAGGTCAATTCCTTTTTAAATGGTATTTCAGAAGAACACTTCATTAATATGTTTGCCCTCGATCACATCCGATTACGAGAAGGCGGGGAAAGCTTGCTACAAAATGATGGAAATGCGGGTGAAAGCTTATTTTCTGCGGCTTCAGGAATTAGTATATTACGACACGTATTAGAAGAGTTAGATGGTAAAGCTCGCAGCCTTTATTTAAAAGGAGGTTCGCGGACAATCAATCAGGCGATTAAGCAGGAAAAAGAAAAAACAAAAGAGATTGCTACTAATCAGCTGAAAATTCAAGAATGGCAAGAGCTGGAACGGACCTATTTTGCTGGAAAAAAAGAAATTGAAACCCTATTAGCAGATATTAAACAGATAAGCAGCGAAGAACAGAAGTATCATCGATTAAAACAAACATTACCAAAAATAGCTTTACGCAAAGAATTGATAGAAAAACGTGATGCACTAGGTTTTGTTCCTAATCTTCCTGAAAATGGAGAAGAAGATCGTAAAGAATGCCAGCAACAAATTGCAGCTGCTAATAAATCGAAAGAAAAAGCTGAAATAAATCGGAAAGAGTTTGAGAACCAATTAAATAGTATTTCTATTCCGAAAGGTATCCTCAATCAGGCAGCAGAAATTGAATCGCTCTATCGAGAAATAGATAGCTACAAAAAGGATGTGAAACAACTTCCCGAATTAGAAGGGAAACGTAAACAGCTAGAAGAGAGGGTTCTTTCCACGCTAAAAGAGATTGATGCTAGTAACCAAGACGTATCGAATGTAGAGGGTTATCGGCTCTCTGTAGAAAAAAAGAAAACCATTCGTGAGCTATGTGACCAAAAACCATTATTAGACAAGGACGTAACAACGGCTACAAACGACTTTGCAGAGATCGAAACGACTATAAAGAAGCAAACGAAGGAACTAAATGAGGTTGGTGAAGTCCCTGATATTGAAGAACTTGAATACGTCATCAATATGGTTAAAAGTGAAGGGAAAATTGAAGGTAGCCTTAAAGAAAAACAAGCAGCAGTAAAGCAAATGAAAAAAGAATTGGAAGATGCCATTCACTCCCTTCCATTATGGGAAGGAACAAGCGATGAGCTGCTTCAAGTCGAAGTGCCTAATTTAACTGAAACCGTTAAAAAATATCAAAAACAACGACAGAACCATGCAATCGAACTTCAAAAAGCAAAAGAGAAGATCGATGAAGAAAACTTGTTTATTGAAGCAAATGAAAAACGGATACGTGATCTAGAATCTCTTGCTGATATACCTACAGAAGATATGTTAGCACAACTACGGAACCATCGTGATTCAGGTTGGTTGTTAATTCGCAAAAAACTTAATAATGATCCACTAGACGATTCAAAACTTGAAAAATTCACCAATGATCTTCCAGTTGATATGGTTTTTGAAAATAGTATCCGTAAAACAGACGACGTAGCCGACCGAATGCGCAGAGAAGCAGAAAAGCTCGGTGAAAAAAATAAACTCCTCTCTGATATCGAAATGAGTAAGAAAAAAATCAAGACTTTGACAGAAGACATGAATCAAATAGAGAAAAACATTAATCAGTGGGAAAATGAATGGAAGAGTCTCTGGAAACCGGCAGAAATTGAACCATTAACACCTGATGAAATGTTGGAGTGGTTGGAAAGATATGAAAACATTCTTACTCTCCATCACAACTTAGAGACCACTCTATCCCAACTAAACGAACTTGAAGAAAAGCACAATGAACTTAAACTTTCACTTGAAACAACATTAACAGCGCTAGAGCCATTAAAGAATGGATTAACACTCGAAGCATTACTAAACAAGGCTGAAAACACGAGTAAACGCTTGACAGACCAGCTTCATGAACGTAACACTCTCCTTGTAACGATTACAAGTTTACAAGAAAAGCTCGAAACAGCCCAGATAAATAAACAAAAGGCACTACGCGAAAGTGGAGAATGGGTGACTGCATGGAAAACAGTGTTAAACGAACTTCCCGTGTCAGCAGAGACGAGTTCTACTGTCGTAAAAGAGCTGCTTGATACGTATGATTCTTGTGTTTATAGTTTCGATGAATGTAAACAGGTAGAAAAAAATATCGAATCTATTCAAAGTCGGATCTATGGCTTTGAAGAAAGGGTTAAATCTCTCAAGCAAAATCTTGTAACGGATTTCATTGAAAACACCATGGATATTGCTGTAAAGGACATTTATGAGGCTCTTCAAAAAGCTGGTAAGGATCAAGGAACGATTGAAAACATCGAGCAACAAATCAAAAGGGAAGAACGTGATAAGGAAAAATCTGAAAGAGAGATTAACGAGGCGAACCTTTACCTCGAAAAGCTAATTGCCCAAGCGGAATGCACGACGTTAGAAGAGTTAGAAGAAATTGAAGTCACGTTCAAACAAAAGATGGATTACACAGGGAAAATTGAAGAACTTGAAGAACAGCTGGTTGAGCTTGGAAATGGTCAAACCCTCCATGAACTTTTTGAGGAAGCAGAGGAAGTTGAAACAGACGCTATTGAGATCGAGTTAAAAGAGTTGACCCGGAAACGGAACGACTTAGATCAAACAAGGTCGCAATTGGAACAAGCGCATGGCGTCGTAAAAAAAGAGTACAATGAAAAAATTGCAGGAGCTAATGACGCATCTGTTCAAGCAGAAGAAGAGAAGCAAAGCATTTTAGCAAAAATATCGAACGACACGGATCAGTACATTACTCACAAACTCGCATCATTATTGTTAAAGAAAGGCATCGAGTTTTATCGTGAAAAAAATCAAAGCCCCATTATTCAGCGTGCGAGTGAGATCTTTAATCGACTTACTTTGGGATCCTTTGAGGGCATCACCGTTGAGTTCGATGCTAAAGATGAACCCGTAATTATGGGTGTCCGAAATCACGATGAGAAGGTAGACATTTCAGGGATGAGTGACGGAACAACGGACCAACTCTATCTATCACTCCGGATTGCCAGTATTGAAAAGTATGTGAAAGAAAACGAGCCGATGCCCTTTATCGTCGATGATATTCTGGTCCACTTTGATGATGAGCGTTCAAAAGAAACACTAAAAGTACTGCTTGAATTATCAAAGATTACTCAAGTGATTTTCTTTACTCACCATTACCGGTTAGCAGGGCTCATGAGTGAAGTAGCATCAGATATGGCCTATCAATTAGAAAAGATTGGTGAAAATGAATTAGTAGAAGTTTATTAA
- a CDS encoding cupredoxin domain-containing protein, with product MKFVLIKKKWIIFPILCLGIAFVWFMLTPSAIETGGQLTSQADENEFTINMVTGEFKSETEDGEEIESYRWDPGTIVIPKGEPVKLSIYGVNGKEHPFIIEGTDITGTVKKGEETLLNLQFNEAGIYRLICTTHESIDKNGPMIAYLVVE from the coding sequence ATGAAATTTGTACTCATAAAAAAGAAGTGGATTATCTTTCCTATTCTTTGTCTCGGAATTGCTTTTGTCTGGTTTATGTTGACGCCATCCGCTATTGAGACAGGAGGTCAATTGACATCTCAAGCGGATGAGAATGAGTTCACCATAAATATGGTTACGGGTGAATTTAAATCGGAGACTGAAGATGGAGAGGAAATCGAATCATACAGGTGGGATCCAGGGACGATCGTCATTCCTAAAGGTGAGCCTGTTAAACTAAGTATTTACGGAGTTAATGGAAAAGAACATCCGTTTATTATTGAAGGAACAGATATCACAGGTACGGTTAAAAAAGGCGAAGAAACGTTATTAAATTTGCAATTTAACGAGGCAGGTATTTATCGCCTAATATGTACTACACACGAATCAATTGATAAAAACGGACCGATGATTGCTTATCTTGTGGTGGAATAG